The following are from one region of the Halomonas qaidamensis genome:
- a CDS encoding histone-like nucleoid-structuring protein, MvaT/MvaU family, which yields MSLLNEYIQKEQQLKQLQEDLQRLESDQRLKGELEFKAKLEALMNEFGKRPADVIALLDPNAEQRGSKGTAVASTRRKRRLKIYKNPHTGEVIETRGGNHKGLRSWKDEHGDEAVESWLERMED from the coding sequence ATGTCGCTATTAAATGAGTATATTCAAAAGGAACAGCAGTTAAAACAACTGCAAGAAGATTTGCAGCGTTTGGAAAGCGACCAGCGCCTGAAAGGCGAGCTTGAGTTTAAAGCTAAGCTTGAAGCACTAATGAATGAGTTTGGTAAGCGTCCTGCTGATGTTATCGCATTGCTTGACCCTAACGCGGAACAACGCGGCTCTAAAGGCACAGCAGTGGCTTCAACACGTCGTAAACGCCGCTTGAAAATTTATAAAAATCCACATACTGGCGAAGTCATTGAAACTCGTGGCGGTAACCATAAAGGCTTGCGTAGCTGGAAAGACGAGCATGGTGATGAAGCCGTTGAATCTTGGCTTGAGCGTATGGAAGACTGA